In Phreatobacter stygius, a genomic segment contains:
- a CDS encoding ABC transporter ATP-binding protein translates to MTAAAKRIILSAEALLKAFGGNVAVQNVSMAFAEGRLHSILGPNGAGKTTLFNLLTKDLTPDTGTVRLEGADVTGLKPHQIARRGLSRSYQISSVYLDMTARENVWVASYRALAGGALVFWRRADRDAAVRDHADTYLRRLGLMSFADVPTKELSYGDQRLLEIAVTLASEPRIILLDEPTAGLSRQETEKVKRVIAALKGEFTIVMIEHNMGVVMEISDEISVMNRGAVIAHGSPAEIQGNKTVQEAYFGG, encoded by the coding sequence ATGACTGCCGCTGCGAAACGGATCATTCTGTCGGCCGAAGCCCTGCTCAAGGCCTTTGGCGGCAATGTCGCGGTGCAGAACGTCTCGATGGCCTTCGCCGAGGGTCGGCTGCACAGCATTCTCGGCCCCAACGGCGCCGGCAAGACGACGTTGTTCAACCTGCTGACCAAGGACCTGACCCCGGATACCGGCACCGTCCGGCTCGAAGGTGCCGACGTCACCGGGCTGAAGCCGCACCAGATCGCCCGCCGGGGGCTGTCGCGGTCCTATCAGATCTCCAGCGTCTATCTCGACATGACCGCGCGCGAGAATGTCTGGGTCGCGTCCTATCGGGCGCTGGCCGGCGGCGCGCTGGTGTTCTGGCGCCGCGCCGATCGCGACGCCGCCGTGCGCGACCATGCCGATACCTATCTGCGCCGCCTCGGGCTCATGTCTTTCGCCGACGTGCCGACCAAGGAACTGTCCTATGGCGATCAGCGGCTTCTGGAAATCGCCGTGACGCTTGCCTCCGAGCCCCGGATCATCCTGCTCGACGAGCCGACCGCAGGATTGTCCCGGCAGGAAACCGAAAAGGTGAAGCGCGTGATCGCTGCGCTGAAGGGCGAATTCACCATCGTCATGATCGAGCACAACATGGGCGTGGTCATGGAGATTTCCGACGAGATCTCGGTGATGAACCGCGGAGCCGTGATCGCGCACGGGTCGCCCGCCGAGATCCAGGGCAACAAGACCGTGCAGGAGGCCTACTTTGGAGGTTGA
- a CDS encoding 2-hydroxyacid dehydrogenase, producing MKPYSVLVACQLPEAVERDLASALDVDFMPDARQRPVAELVARLDGRDALLLLAMTPADAALIEALPASVKAIATYSVGLDHIDLAAARKRGIAVLHTPDVLTDAVAETALLLLLGAARRATESIDLVRSGAWQGWTPTQLIGVELSGKTLGILGMGRIGRGIAERARAFGMTICYHNRSALPPDLAKGAVHHADAVEFLGAIDALAIACPLTEATRGFLDAERIAAMKPGAIVVNIARGPVIDDDALIAALQSGHVRAAGLDVFTNEPKLDPRYLNLGNAFLLPHIGSSTVESRRAMGRTLIDGFAALAAGRNPDNRVV from the coding sequence ATGAAACCCTATTCCGTCCTGGTCGCCTGCCAATTGCCCGAAGCGGTCGAACGCGACCTCGCCAGCGCGCTCGACGTCGACTTCATGCCCGATGCCAGGCAGCGTCCCGTCGCCGAGCTCGTCGCCCGTCTGGACGGCCGCGACGCCCTGCTGCTGCTGGCCATGACGCCGGCGGATGCCGCGCTCATCGAGGCCCTGCCGGCCTCGGTCAAGGCGATCGCGACCTATTCGGTCGGGCTCGACCATATTGACCTGGCGGCCGCCCGCAAGCGTGGCATCGCCGTGCTGCACACGCCTGACGTGCTGACCGACGCAGTGGCCGAGACCGCGTTGCTCCTGCTGCTGGGGGCGGCCCGGCGCGCCACCGAGAGCATCGATCTGGTCCGCTCCGGTGCCTGGCAGGGCTGGACGCCGACCCAGCTGATCGGGGTCGAGCTATCAGGCAAGACCCTCGGCATTCTCGGCATGGGGCGGATCGGCCGCGGCATCGCCGAGCGCGCCCGGGCCTTCGGCATGACGATCTGCTACCACAACCGCTCGGCGTTGCCGCCGGACCTCGCCAAGGGCGCGGTCCACCACGCCGATGCCGTCGAGTTTCTCGGCGCGATCGATGCGCTGGCGATTGCCTGTCCGCTGACGGAGGCGACGCGCGGTTTCCTCGATGCCGAGCGGATCGCGGCGATGAAGCCGGGCGCCATCGTCGTCAATATCGCCCGCGGCCCCGTGATCGACGACGATGCGCTGATCGCCGCCTTGCAGAGCGGCCATGTCAGGGCGGCGGGCCTCGATGTCTTCACCAACGAACCGAAGCTCGACCCGCGTTATCTCAACCTCGGCAATGCTTTCCTGCTGCCACATATCGGCAGCTCGACGGTCGAGAGCCGGCGCGCCATGGGCCGGACGCTGATCGACGGTTTTGCCGCGCTCGCCGCCGGCCGGAACCCGGACAACCGGGTGGTTTGA
- a CDS encoding Hsp70 family protein — MSARPQDISIGVDFGTSNTVVAIATPDGRAEVISFDHGSQRLSGFVTALCFWEERKGTGVPRLRIEGGPWAIDQLLAGTSAHRFIQSFKTFAASASFQETRIFRARYRFEDLLSAFLDTLVSHGNGGLDFQGARLVIGRPVKFAGSHPNDGLAMERYATAFGKLGAATTTYVYEPVGAAFFYASKLDHDATVLVADFGGGTSDFSVMRFERSGGALRAEPLGHAGVGIAGDTFDYRIVDRVVSPRLGKGSSYRSFDKLLTIPSHYYANLARWHQLAMMKTNGDLKGLQDLAKVALEPGQLHKFIDVVDYDLGLALYRAVSAAKMTLSTAETAAFRFVEYDVDIQATITRRDFEAWIAPDVARIAETVDEVLARSGVGESAIERVFLTGGTSFVPAIRKLFVQRFGEERLTNTDQFESIAYGLALIGQDPDAERWAVRRAA; from the coding sequence TTGTCCGCCCGCCCGCAAGATATTTCGATCGGCGTCGATTTCGGCACCAGCAATACCGTCGTCGCCATCGCCACGCCGGATGGCCGGGCCGAGGTCATCAGTTTCGACCATGGCAGCCAGCGCCTCAGCGGCTTCGTCACCGCGTTGTGCTTCTGGGAAGAACGCAAGGGCACCGGCGTCCCGCGCCTTCGGATCGAAGGCGGTCCCTGGGCGATCGACCAGTTGCTCGCCGGCACGTCGGCCCATCGCTTCATCCAGTCGTTCAAGACCTTTGCGGCCAGCGCCAGCTTCCAGGAGACCCGGATCTTCCGCGCCCGCTACCGGTTCGAGGATCTGCTCTCGGCTTTCCTCGACACCCTCGTCAGCCACGGCAATGGCGGCCTCGACTTCCAGGGCGCCCGGCTGGTCATCGGCCGGCCGGTGAAATTCGCCGGCAGCCATCCCAATGACGGGCTGGCGATGGAGCGTTATGCCACCGCCTTCGGCAAGCTCGGCGCGGCGACGACCACCTATGTCTACGAGCCGGTCGGTGCCGCCTTCTTCTATGCCAGCAAGCTCGACCATGATGCGACCGTGCTGGTCGCCGATTTCGGCGGCGGCACCAGCGATTTCTCGGTCATGCGTTTCGAGCGTTCGGGCGGCGCCCTGCGCGCCGAACCGCTCGGTCATGCCGGCGTCGGCATTGCCGGCGACACCTTCGACTATCGCATCGTCGACCGGGTGGTCTCGCCCCGGCTCGGCAAGGGCTCGAGCTACCGTTCCTTCGACAAGCTGCTGACCATCCCGAGCCACTATTACGCCAACCTGGCGCGCTGGCATCAGCTCGCCATGATGAAGACCAACGGCGACCTCAAGGGCCTGCAGGATCTCGCCAAAGTGGCGCTCGAGCCGGGCCAGTTGCACAAGTTCATCGATGTCGTCGATTACGATCTCGGGCTGGCGCTCTACCGCGCCGTATCGGCCGCCAAGATGACGCTCTCGACCGCGGAAACCGCAGCCTTCCGTTTCGTCGAATATGACGTCGACATTCAGGCGACCATCACCCGGCGCGATTTCGAGGCCTGGATCGCGCCCGACGTGGCACGCATCGCCGAGACGGTCGACGAGGTGCTGGCGCGTTCGGGCGTCGGCGAGAGCGCGATCGAGCGGGTGTTCCTGACCGGCGGCACCTCCTTCGTGCCGGCGATCCGCAAGCTGTTCGTCCAGCGCTTCGGCGAGGAGCGACTGACCAATACCGACCAGTTCGAATCGATCGCCTATGGCCTGGCACTGATCGGCCAGGATCCGGATGCCGAACGCTGGGCAGTCAGGCGCGCGGCCTGA
- a CDS encoding ABC transporter ATP-binding protein, whose amino-acid sequence MEVETPLLEVAGVDAFYGRSQALFDVSFSIGPREVVAILGRNGAGKTTTLRTIMGFNVPGQGSVRFDGRLISGQKPHRIARQGIGYVPETRDAFSLLTVEENIMLGYRAGSPYTLERFLGWFPELQGLTRRRGAQLSGGQQQMMVIGRGLAPAPRLLLLDEPSQGLAPVVVKSVARVLTELRDEAISIILVEQNLAFALQIADRVIVMENGTVVDILTAEEGRRAPARIERYLAIH is encoded by the coding sequence TTGGAGGTTGAAACCCCGCTGCTCGAGGTCGCCGGCGTCGACGCCTTTTATGGCCGCAGCCAGGCCTTGTTCGACGTCAGTTTTTCGATCGGCCCGCGCGAAGTGGTCGCCATTCTCGGGCGCAACGGCGCCGGCAAGACCACGACCTTGCGCACCATCATGGGCTTCAATGTTCCAGGCCAGGGCTCGGTTCGTTTCGACGGGCGCCTGATCAGCGGGCAGAAGCCGCACCGGATCGCCCGCCAGGGCATTGGTTATGTGCCGGAAACCCGCGACGCGTTCTCGCTGCTGACGGTCGAGGAAAACATCATGCTCGGCTATCGCGCCGGCTCGCCCTACACGCTGGAGCGGTTTCTCGGCTGGTTTCCCGAATTGCAGGGATTGACGCGGCGGCGCGGCGCCCAGCTCTCCGGCGGCCAGCAGCAGATGATGGTGATCGGCCGCGGGCTGGCGCCGGCGCCCCGGCTGCTGCTGCTCGACGAACCCTCGCAGGGGCTCGCGCCGGTCGTGGTCAAGTCGGTCGCCCGGGTCCTGACCGAGCTCCGCGACGAGGCGATCTCGATCATCCTGGTCGAACAGAACCTCGCTTTCGCCCTTCAGATCGCCGACCGGGTGATCGTCATGGAAAACGGCACGGTGGTCGACATCCTGACCGCTGAAGAAGGGCGCCGGGCGCCCGCGCGGATCGAACGCTATCTCGCCATTCACTAA
- a CDS encoding alpha-hydroxy acid oxidase, which yields MWGASARSLAKAASIADLRVLARRRLPKAVFDFIDGAAGDETTLADNQAAFGDWQLMPRVGVDVSRRDLGADFLGRAAKLPLMLSPTGLTGFFWPHGEIAAARAAGNRGIPFCLSTNSVAALEQVAEAAPDTDLWFQLYVMRDRGLTDQLVARAAAAGYRVLCITVDLPLTGRRERDVRNGFTMPLKPRLSNMLDLARRPGWLLGVMRAPPTFGNFKTDNASGFTNIAQHVSTLFDPSVTWDDIARLRRLWKGPVAIKGILHPDDARMAVDIGADAVIVSNHGGRQLDHVPAPITALPDIAEAVGERAQLIVDSGVRRGTDILTARALGAVGCSIGRPFLWGLASAGEAGVDHAIKLLAAEIDIAMALLGTASLDAITADHLRRRR from the coding sequence ATGTGGGGTGCATCGGCCCGATCCCTGGCGAAGGCGGCGTCCATCGCCGATCTGCGCGTGCTCGCCCGGCGGCGGCTGCCGAAAGCGGTGTTCGACTTCATCGATGGCGCGGCCGGCGACGAGACGACGCTCGCCGACAATCAGGCGGCCTTCGGCGACTGGCAGCTGATGCCGCGGGTCGGCGTCGATGTCAGCCGGCGCGATCTCGGCGCCGACTTCCTCGGCCGCGCCGCCAAATTGCCCCTGATGTTGTCACCGACCGGGCTCACCGGCTTCTTCTGGCCGCATGGCGAGATCGCCGCGGCGCGCGCCGCCGGCAACCGGGGCATCCCGTTCTGCCTCTCGACCAATTCGGTCGCCGCGCTCGAACAGGTCGCCGAGGCCGCGCCCGACACCGACCTCTGGTTCCAGCTCTATGTCATGCGCGACCGCGGCCTGACCGATCAACTGGTCGCCCGCGCCGCCGCTGCCGGCTACCGGGTGTTGTGCATCACCGTCGACCTGCCGCTCACCGGCCGACGCGAGCGCGACGTCCGCAACGGTTTCACCATGCCGTTGAAGCCGCGCCTGTCGAACATGCTGGATCTGGCGCGCCGGCCCGGCTGGCTGTTGGGGGTGATGCGCGCGCCGCCGACCTTCGGCAATTTCAAGACCGACAATGCCTCGGGCTTCACCAATATCGCCCAGCATGTCAGCACGCTGTTCGATCCGTCGGTGACCTGGGACGACATCGCGCGGTTGCGACGGCTCTGGAAGGGACCGGTGGCGATCAAGGGCATCCTGCATCCCGACGATGCCCGCATGGCGGTCGACATCGGCGCCGACGCGGTGATCGTGTCCAATCACGGCGGCCGCCAGCTCGACCACGTGCCGGCACCGATCACCGCGCTGCCCGACATTGCCGAAGCCGTCGGCGAAAGGGCCCAGCTGATCGTCGACAGCGGCGTGCGCCGCGGCACCGACATCCTCACCGCCCGCGCGCTCGGCGCCGTCGGCTGCAGCATCGGACGCCCGTTCCTGTGGGGACTGGCCAGCGCCGGCGAGGCTGGCGTCGACCATGCCATCAAGCTGCTGGCCGCCGAGATCGACATTGCCATGGCGCTGCTCGGCACGGCGAGCCTCGACGCCATTACCGCCGATCACCTGCGCCGGCGGCGCTGA
- a CDS encoding branched-chain amino acid ABC transporter permease, translating into MASEPESAVAVADGSAVAAIEAPRRQSGLVPTLALVAAVALLPFAIPVNIATEIVIFGLFAMSTNLLIGTAGLYSFGQAAFFGVGGYAAGYLAARGLAPLPVMLLAAALAAGLLALVIGAFSIRRTGIYFMMLTFAFNQLVYYISYSWHSVTGGEDGLAGIKRMPLDLPVIGQLSFDNHLAFYWLSACIFLAGMVALRRVVDSPLGMVLTAARLNPRRTASLGYPVHTAQLIAFVMAGAIAGIAGALFGMLYRIMPIDSVHWVASAYVVFMVLIGGTRSMLGPVIGAAIFIWLQGLFSLVWARWPLLLGLFVIVVMLFLPGGVLDLVEKARHWVTRLRSRS; encoded by the coding sequence ATGGCTTCCGAACCCGAATCCGCCGTGGCGGTCGCCGACGGCAGTGCCGTCGCGGCGATCGAAGCGCCGCGCCGACAATCCGGCCTTGTTCCCACCCTGGCGCTGGTCGCCGCCGTGGCGCTGCTGCCCTTCGCGATCCCGGTGAACATTGCCACCGAGATCGTCATTTTCGGCCTCTTCGCCATGTCGACCAATCTGCTGATCGGCACGGCCGGCCTCTACTCCTTCGGCCAGGCCGCCTTCTTCGGGGTCGGGGGTTATGCCGCCGGCTATCTTGCCGCGCGCGGCCTCGCGCCGCTGCCGGTCATGCTGCTGGCGGCAGCACTCGCAGCCGGCCTGCTCGCCCTGGTCATCGGCGCCTTCAGCATCCGGCGTACCGGCATCTATTTCATGATGCTGACCTTCGCCTTCAACCAGCTGGTCTATTACATCTCCTATTCCTGGCACTCGGTGACCGGCGGCGAGGATGGCCTCGCCGGCATCAAGCGCATGCCGCTCGACCTGCCTGTCATCGGTCAGCTGAGCTTCGACAATCACCTGGCCTTCTATTGGCTGTCGGCCTGCATCTTCCTGGCCGGAATGGTCGCGTTGCGCCGGGTCGTCGACAGTCCGCTCGGCATGGTGCTGACGGCTGCGCGGCTCAATCCGCGCCGCACCGCTTCGCTCGGCTATCCCGTGCATACGGCGCAGTTGATCGCCTTCGTCATGGCCGGCGCGATCGCCGGCATCGCCGGCGCCCTGTTCGGCATGCTCTACCGGATCATGCCGATCGACTCCGTGCACTGGGTGGCGTCGGCCTATGTGGTGTTCATGGTGCTGATCGGCGGCACCCGCTCCATGCTCGGCCCGGTCATCGGCGCGGCCATCTTCATCTGGCTCCAGGGCCTGTTCAGTCTCGTCTGGGCACGCTGGCCGCTGCTGCTCGGCCTGTTCGTGATCGTCGTCATGCTGTTCCTGCCGGGCGGCGTGCTCGACCTCGTCGAGAAGGCACGCCATTGGGTCACGCGCCTACGGAGCCGGTCATGA
- a CDS encoding ABC transporter substrate-binding protein, with protein sequence MSSTISRRALLASTGSLLAAAPLQMAWGQSGGARPVTIGLVTPSTGTFAFAGELIGQGAALAVAARGGQVLGQPVRLITRDDEGKPAVGVRRVQEAASSDGMRFFLGAYSSAVGLAESEVAQREKLLQYAAGGSEDFTGSRCGRYTFQWSAHPYTAVRATLEHVRKAHPDKKKIYSLSADYVFGHALLKYTQVVAAELGFELVGNDNHPLGERQFTSYLTKVVTARPDILFLNTAGADAVTAIRQFSSFGAGRIAVVGPWTLEVDQLPELAPEMRAGMILGQNYYPAIDTPANQEFVKLYQQRHRGAPGYAAAYGYDAVRSLLLAMEQAKSAEVGAVVTALETMRWDGVLGPMSVDPATHQTVRPYFVVRCKAAAEMKDATDFAEIVATSTQTQPAALNACKAMPPL encoded by the coding sequence ATGTCGTCGACGATTTCACGCAGAGCACTGCTGGCATCCACCGGTTCGCTGCTGGCAGCGGCGCCACTCCAGATGGCCTGGGGACAGTCCGGCGGTGCCCGGCCGGTCACCATTGGTCTGGTCACGCCGAGCACCGGCACATTCGCCTTTGCCGGCGAGCTGATCGGCCAGGGCGCGGCACTGGCGGTCGCGGCGCGCGGCGGGCAGGTCCTGGGGCAGCCGGTCAGGCTGATCACCCGTGACGACGAGGGCAAGCCCGCCGTCGGCGTCCGGCGGGTCCAGGAGGCGGCCAGCAGCGACGGCATGCGCTTCTTCCTCGGCGCCTATTCGAGCGCCGTCGGCCTCGCCGAATCCGAAGTCGCCCAGCGCGAGAAGCTCCTGCAATATGCCGCCGGAGGGTCGGAGGATTTCACCGGCTCGCGTTGCGGTCGCTACACCTTTCAATGGTCGGCGCATCCCTACACCGCGGTGCGCGCCACCCTCGAACATGTCAGGAAGGCCCATCCCGACAAGAAGAAGATCTACAGCCTGAGCGCCGACTACGTCTTCGGCCATGCCCTGCTGAAATACACCCAGGTGGTGGCGGCCGAACTCGGTTTCGAACTGGTCGGCAATGACAATCACCCGCTCGGCGAACGCCAGTTCACCTCTTATCTCACCAAGGTGGTGACCGCCCGGCCGGATATCCTGTTCCTCAACACCGCCGGCGCCGACGCCGTGACCGCCATTCGCCAGTTCTCCAGCTTTGGTGCCGGCCGGATCGCGGTCGTCGGCCCCTGGACCCTCGAAGTGGATCAACTGCCGGAACTCGCCCCGGAGATGCGGGCCGGCATGATCCTCGGCCAGAACTACTATCCCGCCATCGATACGCCGGCGAACCAGGAGTTCGTGAAGCTTTACCAGCAGCGCCACCGGGGCGCGCCGGGTTATGCCGCAGCCTATGGTTATGATGCGGTCCGCTCGCTGCTGCTGGCGATGGAACAGGCCAAATCGGCCGAGGTCGGCGCCGTCGTCACGGCGCTCGAAACCATGCGCTGGGACGGCGTGCTGGGTCCCATGTCGGTCGATCCGGCGACGCACCAGACGGTGCGGCCCTATTTCGTCGTGCGCTGCAAGGCCGCGGCCGAGATGAAGGATGCCACCGACTTCGCCGAGATCGTCGCCACCAGCACCCAGACGCAGCCCGCAGCCCTCAATGCCTGCAAGGCGATGCCGCCGCTCTGA
- a CDS encoding N,N-dimethylformamidase beta subunit family domain-containing protein: protein MLPPIIGYCDPLRGRPGDTINFHISSADGLPFDARLVRVICGDPNPAGPGLRMDAVPSAVEGRHDGKAQSVPIGSCARAPLPALGDAGAMVLILNLRPTRLDTDLRAIASLQDEAGRSVLAVALEGRRLVLVLRRQGEESRTVTGLELDIGAWHSLGLGFSHGRSAVVVELARLDQRRGMREVRRQVLQLAGEVGMSQWTQVAFAAIWAGKPTASFNGQIERPALRRGLEPRLAETGGALGVPVEDALALWDFSGAIDEQRFPERLGHGDGVLVNVPTRAVRGSNWDGSELCWRHAPAHYGAIHFHDDDLADCQWEPGASFAIPPDLESGIYALEVQNAQGRDTIPFFVLPARDGPKKPIAVLASTFTYLAYANHARGNFEGGLKARAAAWGAYPWNSDEVPDFALSTYNYHSDGSGVSLSSRLRPIMTMRPGYLTFDDQRGSGLRHFPADTHLVAWLHRKGYDFDIVTDEDLDDDGVAAIAGYQVVVTGSHPEYHTERSLNALQDYREAGGHFAYLGGNGFYWRIGRRGDLPHMIEIRRAESGIRAWACRVGEYYQQLDGAYGGLWRRNDRPPQMLAGIGFAIQGLYEGSYYRRTAESRDPAMSWLFEGVGGDILGDYGLFGGGAAGFELDQVSEPLGTPAGTVVVARSAGHGPSFQLAPEEILTHTLALTTSPGVEAHMVLGTPPGEGAFFASGSITFIGSLSHNGDDNDVSRILDNVLRRFLSLPAG, encoded by the coding sequence ATGCTGCCCCCCATTATCGGCTATTGCGACCCCCTGCGCGGGCGCCCCGGCGACACGATCAATTTCCACATCAGTTCGGCGGATGGCCTGCCCTTCGATGCCCGTCTTGTCCGGGTGATCTGTGGTGATCCCAATCCGGCCGGCCCGGGTCTGCGGATGGACGCGGTGCCGAGCGCCGTCGAAGGCCGCCATGACGGCAAGGCCCAGTCCGTGCCGATCGGGTCCTGCGCGCGCGCTCCCTTGCCGGCGCTTGGCGATGCCGGCGCCATGGTTCTCATCCTCAATCTCCGGCCGACCCGGCTCGACACGGATCTGCGCGCGATCGCCAGCTTGCAGGATGAGGCCGGCCGGTCGGTCCTTGCGGTCGCGCTCGAAGGCCGCCGCCTGGTGCTCGTGCTGCGCCGGCAGGGCGAGGAGAGCCGCACGGTCACCGGGCTCGAGCTCGATATCGGCGCCTGGCATTCGCTCGGCCTCGGCTTCAGCCATGGCCGCTCCGCCGTCGTTGTCGAGCTCGCCCGGCTCGACCAGCGCCGCGGCATGCGGGAGGTTCGCCGCCAGGTGCTGCAACTGGCCGGTGAGGTTGGCATGTCCCAATGGACGCAGGTGGCCTTCGCGGCGATCTGGGCCGGCAAGCCGACGGCGAGCTTCAACGGCCAGATCGAGCGTCCGGCGCTTCGGCGCGGCCTGGAACCACGGCTCGCCGAGACCGGCGGCGCCTTGGGCGTGCCGGTTGAGGATGCCCTGGCCTTGTGGGACTTTTCAGGCGCGATCGACGAGCAGAGATTTCCCGAGCGGCTTGGCCATGGCGACGGTGTCCTGGTCAACGTCCCGACCCGGGCGGTCAGGGGCTCGAACTGGGACGGCAGCGAACTCTGCTGGCGCCATGCGCCGGCGCATTATGGCGCCATTCATTTCCACGACGACGACCTCGCCGACTGCCAATGGGAGCCGGGTGCCAGCTTCGCCATTCCGCCTGATCTCGAGAGCGGCATCTACGCGCTCGAGGTGCAGAACGCGCAGGGCAGGGACACCATTCCCTTCTTCGTCCTGCCGGCGCGCGACGGACCGAAAAAGCCGATCGCGGTGCTGGCCTCGACCTTCACCTATCTCGCTTATGCCAATCACGCGCGCGGCAACTTCGAGGGCGGCTTGAAAGCGCGGGCTGCAGCCTGGGGCGCCTATCCCTGGAATTCCGACGAGGTGCCCGACTTCGCGCTGTCGACCTATAACTACCATTCCGATGGATCGGGCGTTTCGCTGTCGTCCCGGCTGCGCCCGATCATGACCATGCGGCCGGGCTATCTGACCTTCGACGATCAACGCGGTTCGGGCCTCAGGCATTTTCCCGCCGACACCCATCTCGTCGCCTGGCTGCACCGCAAGGGCTACGATTTCGACATCGTCACCGACGAGGATCTCGACGATGACGGCGTCGCGGCGATCGCCGGCTACCAGGTCGTCGTCACCGGCAGCCACCCGGAATATCACACGGAGCGCTCGCTGAACGCGCTGCAGGACTACCGCGAGGCCGGCGGCCATTTCGCCTATCTCGGCGGCAACGGTTTCTATTGGCGCATCGGCCGGCGCGGCGACCTGCCCCATATGATCGAGATCCGGCGGGCCGAAAGCGGCATCCGCGCCTGGGCCTGCCGGGTCGGCGAATATTACCAGCAGCTCGACGGCGCCTATGGCGGCCTCTGGCGTCGCAACGACAGGCCGCCGCAAATGCTGGCTGGCATCGGTTTCGCCATCCAGGGGCTTTATGAGGGCTCCTATTACCGGCGGACAGCCGAGTCGCGCGACCCGGCGATGTCCTGGCTGTTCGAGGGTGTCGGCGGTGACATCTTGGGCGATTACGGCCTGTTCGGCGGCGGCGCGGCCGGGTTCGAGCTCGACCAGGTTTCCGAGCCGCTCGGCACCCCCGCGGGAACCGTGGTCGTGGCGCGCTCGGCCGGCCACGGCCCGAGCTTCCAGCTGGCGCCCGAGGAGATCCTGACCCACACCCTGGCGCTGACCACCAGTCCTGGCGTGGAGGCGCATATGGTGCTTGGCACGCCGCCCGGCGAAGGCGCGTTTTTCGCCAGCGGCTCGATCACCTTCATCGGCAGCCTTAGCCACAACGGCGACGACAACGACGTGTCGCGCATTCTCGACAACGTCCTGCGCCGCTTCCTGTCATTGCCGGCAGGATGA
- a CDS encoding branched-chain amino acid ABC transporter permease, whose amino-acid sequence MTWLILAQLVNGIAIGMIYALMAFGLSIIKGLLNIPNFAHGAFYALGAYLCYSAIKAGVPFLLALTLAAIGSAAVGLFFDRLVLRRVKDGDYLPQLIILFGVALVIEQCLLIGWGTIGLSAAPPPLLSGAIDLGFTLVPRYIIFASVFSALVISAVWLLIERTRLGAFIRAGIDKPHMAQALGINVDLLLAFGMALGTGLAGLAGALALPLMGATSTMGGDMTALAFVVLVIGGLGSLYGAIVAGVLVGVVQSLMTVIAPSASTVIIYVAMIAILLIRPQGLLGER is encoded by the coding sequence ATGACCTGGCTCATTCTCGCCCAATTGGTCAACGGCATCGCCATCGGCATGATCTATGCGCTGATGGCGTTCGGCCTGTCGATCATCAAGGGGCTGTTGAACATCCCCAATTTCGCTCATGGCGCCTTCTACGCGCTCGGCGCCTATCTCTGCTATTCGGCGATCAAGGCGGGCGTGCCCTTCCTGCTGGCGTTGACGCTCGCCGCGATCGGCAGTGCCGCGGTCGGGCTGTTCTTCGATCGTCTTGTCCTGCGCCGGGTGAAGGACGGTGACTACCTGCCGCAACTGATCATTCTGTTCGGCGTGGCGCTGGTCATCGAACAGTGCCTGCTGATCGGCTGGGGCACCATCGGGCTGAGCGCCGCGCCGCCGCCGCTCCTGTCCGGTGCCATCGATCTCGGCTTCACCCTGGTGCCGCGCTACATCATCTTCGCCAGCGTCTTTTCCGCGCTGGTCATTTCCGCCGTCTGGCTGCTGATCGAGCGGACCAGGCTCGGCGCCTTCATCCGGGCCGGCATCGACAAGCCCCACATGGCCCAGGCGCTCGGCATCAATGTCGACCTGCTGCTGGCCTTCGGCATGGCGCTGGGCACGGGCCTTGCCGGGCTTGCCGGCGCGCTGGCTTTGCCCTTGATGGGTGCCACCTCCACCATGGGCGGCGACATGACGGCGCTTGCCTTCGTCGTGCTGGTGATCGGCGGGCTCGGTTCGCTCTACGGCGCCATCGTCGCCGGCGTCCTGGTCGGCGTGGTGCAAAGCCTGATGACGGTCATCGCGCCCTCCGCCAGCACCGTGATCATCTATGTCGCGATGATCGCGATCCTCCTCATCCGGCCGCAAGGCCTCCTAGGCGAGCGCTGA